One genomic segment of Caldimonas brevitalea includes these proteins:
- a CDS encoding sulfate/molybdate ABC transporter ATP-binding protein, with protein sequence MSIQVRGVNKRFGETVVCDNLDLDIPSGELVALLGPSGSGKTSLLRIIAGLERPDSGSVLFHGEDATFADVRDRQVGFVFQHYALFGHMTIFENVAFGLRVRPKATRPPEREIRAKVSELLKLVQLDWIADRYPHQLSGGQRQRIALARALAVEPKVLLLDEPFGALDAKVRKELRRWLRRLHDDMHVTSVFVTHDQDEAMEVADRVVVMNRGRIEQEGTPDEVYDHPATPFVLQFLGDVNLFHGRLGHAPGAAAAGDAGVSYVRPHELEIVTVADTTTLAVTLAQALTVGPNTRLEFKRVDDGSYVEVELPRAEYHRLREQLGLHEGASVHLRPRRVTRFEHAAA encoded by the coding sequence ATGAGTATTCAGGTGCGTGGCGTCAACAAGCGCTTCGGCGAGACGGTGGTGTGCGACAACCTCGATCTCGACATTCCGTCTGGTGAGTTGGTCGCGCTGCTCGGCCCCTCGGGTTCGGGCAAGACCTCGCTGTTGCGCATCATCGCTGGGCTGGAACGGCCCGACAGCGGGTCGGTGCTGTTCCATGGCGAGGACGCGACGTTTGCCGATGTGCGGGATCGGCAGGTCGGCTTCGTGTTCCAGCACTATGCGTTGTTCGGGCACATGACCATCTTCGAAAACGTCGCCTTCGGCCTGCGCGTGCGCCCCAAGGCGACCCGCCCGCCCGAGCGCGAGATCCGCGCCAAGGTGAGCGAGCTGCTGAAGCTGGTGCAACTCGACTGGATCGCCGACCGCTACCCGCACCAGTTGTCGGGCGGCCAGCGCCAGCGTATCGCGCTGGCCCGCGCGCTGGCCGTGGAGCCCAAGGTGTTGCTGCTCGACGAACCCTTCGGTGCGCTCGATGCCAAGGTGCGCAAGGAACTGCGGCGCTGGCTGCGGCGGCTGCATGACGACATGCATGTCACCAGCGTGTTCGTCACGCACGACCAGGACGAGGCGATGGAGGTGGCCGACCGCGTGGTCGTGATGAACCGCGGCCGCATCGAACAGGAAGGCACACCCGACGAGGTCTACGACCATCCGGCCACACCCTTCGTGCTGCAGTTTCTCGGCGACGTCAATCTCTTCCACGGTCGCTTGGGCCATGCCCCGGGCGCTGCTGCTGCGGGCGATGCGGGCGTGAGCTACGTGCGGCCGCATGAACTGGAAATCGTCACCGTGGCCGACACCACGACCCTGGCGGTGACGCTGGCCCAGGCCCTCACCGTCGGGCCGAACACCCGGCTCGAGTTCAAGCGGGTCGACGATGGCAGCTATGTGGAAGTCGAACTGCCGCGCGCCGAGTACCACCGGCTGCGCGAGCAGCTGGGCCTGCACGAGGGCGCCTCGGTGCACCTGCGGCCGCGCCGCGTGACCCGGTTCGAGCACGCGGCGGCCTGA
- the cysW gene encoding sulfate ABC transporter permease subunit CysW yields the protein MTSASLPLPAPRVTAAVPPPRVRAATEEAPWVRVLLISVALLFLTLFLFVPLVSVFYEALKKGLDVYLAAIVEPDAWSAIQLTLTAAAISLPLNLVFGIAAAWCIAKFDFRGKNVLLTLIDLPFSVSPVIAGLIYVLLFGLQGWFGEWLRDHDIKIIFAVPGIVLATMFVTFPFIARELIPLMQAQGQEQEEAARVLGASGWQIFWRVTLPNVKWALLYGVILCNARAMGEFGAVSVVSGHIRGQTNTMPLHIEILYNEYQFAAAFAVASLLAGLALVTLVLKFAVEQRVRREKQMAGEFA from the coding sequence ATGACGTCCGCCAGCCTGCCGCTCCCCGCCCCGCGGGTCACCGCAGCCGTGCCGCCGCCCCGGGTGCGCGCGGCCACCGAAGAAGCGCCCTGGGTGCGGGTGCTGCTGATCTCGGTCGCGCTGTTGTTCCTCACCTTGTTCCTGTTCGTGCCGTTGGTGTCGGTGTTCTACGAGGCGCTGAAGAAGGGCCTCGACGTCTACCTCGCGGCCATCGTCGAGCCCGACGCCTGGTCGGCCATCCAGCTGACGCTGACGGCGGCGGCCATCTCCTTGCCGCTCAACCTGGTGTTCGGCATCGCAGCCGCCTGGTGTATCGCCAAGTTCGATTTCCGCGGCAAGAACGTGCTGCTGACCCTGATCGACCTGCCGTTCTCGGTCAGCCCGGTGATCGCCGGCTTGATCTACGTGCTGCTGTTCGGCCTGCAGGGCTGGTTCGGCGAATGGCTGCGCGACCACGACATCAAGATCATCTTCGCGGTGCCGGGCATCGTGCTGGCCACGATGTTCGTGACCTTTCCGTTCATCGCGCGCGAGCTGATCCCGTTGATGCAGGCGCAGGGGCAGGAGCAGGAAGAGGCGGCACGGGTGCTGGGGGCGTCGGGCTGGCAGATCTTCTGGCGCGTGACGCTGCCCAACGTCAAGTGGGCGCTGCTGTATGGCGTGATCTTGTGCAATGCGCGGGCGATGGGCGAGTTCGGCGCAGTGTCGGTGGTGTCCGGCCACATCCGCGGCCAGACCAACACGATGCCGCTGCACATCGAGATCCTCTACAACGAATACCAGTTCGCCGCCGCGTTCGCCGTGGCGTCCTTGTTGGCTGGCCTGGCGTTGGTGACGCTGGTCTTGAAGTTCGCCGTCGAGCAGCGCGTCAGGCGCGAGAAGCAGATGGCAGGAGAATTCGCATGA
- the cysT gene encoding sulfate ABC transporter permease subunit CysT has translation MILSRTLLRRHSVLPGFDLALGFTLLYISLIVLIPLSAAFLRTFTLTWPQFWEAVTSPRVLASYRLTFGSSLAAAVLNAVFGLLVAWVLVRYRFPGRRIVDALVDLPFALPTAVAGIALTAIYAPNGWIGRWLEPLGVKVSFTPLGVFVALTFIGLPFVVRTVQPVLEDLQRELEEASATLGASRWQTFSRVIFPILTPALLTGFALAFARALGEYGSVIFIAGNMPMVSEITPLLIITKLEQYDYAGATAIAVVMLVTSFAMLLFINMLQAWTRKRQGR, from the coding sequence ATGATCCTGTCTCGTACTCTGCTGCGCCGGCACAGCGTGTTGCCCGGGTTTGACCTCGCGTTGGGGTTCACGCTGCTTTACATCAGCCTGATCGTCCTGATTCCGCTGTCGGCCGCTTTCCTGCGCACGTTCACCCTCACCTGGCCCCAGTTCTGGGAAGCGGTCACGTCCCCCCGGGTGCTCGCCTCGTACCGGCTGACCTTCGGCAGCTCGCTCGCGGCCGCCGTGCTGAATGCGGTGTTCGGGTTGCTGGTGGCCTGGGTGCTGGTGCGCTACCGGTTTCCCGGCCGGCGTATCGTCGACGCGCTGGTCGACCTGCCGTTTGCGCTGCCCACCGCGGTGGCGGGCATCGCGCTGACCGCGATCTACGCCCCCAACGGCTGGATCGGCCGCTGGCTGGAGCCGCTGGGCGTCAAGGTGTCGTTCACGCCGCTGGGCGTGTTCGTGGCGCTCACCTTCATCGGGCTGCCCTTCGTGGTGCGCACCGTCCAGCCGGTGCTGGAGGACCTGCAGCGTGAACTCGAAGAGGCTTCGGCCACGCTCGGCGCGTCGCGCTGGCAAACCTTCTCGCGCGTGATCTTCCCGATCCTGACGCCGGCCCTGCTGACCGGCTTCGCGTTGGCGTTCGCCCGTGCGCTGGGCGAGTACGGGTCGGTCATCTTCATCGCCGGCAACATGCCGATGGTGTCGGAGATCACCCCGCTGTTGATCATCACCAAGCTGGAGCAATACGACTATGCCGGGGCCACGGCGATCGCGGTGGTGATGCTGGTCACCTCGTTCGCGATGCTGCTGTTCATCAACATGTTGCAAGCCTGGACGCGCAAGCGCCAGGGCCGTTGA
- a CDS encoding sulfate ABC transporter substrate-binding protein: MTTSRFIRLSLAALALGASATATLAKDITLLNVSYDPTRELYQQYNPAFAKYWKGKTGDNVTVKTSHGGSGKQARSVIDGLDADVVTLALAYDIDEIGERAKLLPGDWQKRLQHNSSPYTSTIVFLVRKGNPKGIKDWDDLVKPGVQVITPNPKTSGGARWNYLAAWGYAQKKYGSDAKAREFVGKLLANVPVLDSGARGATTTFVERGIGDVLLAWENEALLAKKELGPEKFDIVAPSVSILAEPPVAVVDKVVDKKGTRAAAQAYVEYLYSPEGQDIAGQNYYRPVDAQAAAKYAAQFPKVSLFTVDQVFGGWGKAQKTHFADGGVFDQVFTRK, encoded by the coding sequence ATGACCACCTCCCGATTCATCCGTCTGAGCCTGGCCGCGCTGGCCCTCGGTGCGAGCGCCACCGCGACGTTGGCGAAGGACATCACCTTGCTGAACGTGTCCTACGACCCGACGCGCGAGCTGTACCAGCAATACAACCCGGCGTTTGCCAAGTACTGGAAGGGCAAGACGGGCGACAACGTCACCGTGAAGACCTCGCACGGGGGCTCGGGCAAGCAGGCGCGCTCGGTGATCGACGGCCTGGACGCCGATGTCGTGACACTGGCGCTGGCCTACGACATCGACGAGATCGGCGAGCGCGCCAAGCTGCTGCCGGGTGACTGGCAGAAGCGGTTGCAGCACAACAGCTCGCCCTACACCTCGACCATCGTGTTCCTGGTGCGCAAGGGCAATCCCAAGGGCATCAAGGACTGGGACGACCTGGTGAAGCCGGGCGTGCAGGTGATCACGCCCAATCCGAAGACCTCGGGCGGCGCCCGCTGGAACTACCTGGCCGCGTGGGGTTACGCCCAGAAGAAATACGGCTCGGACGCCAAGGCGCGCGAGTTCGTGGGCAAGCTGCTGGCCAATGTGCCGGTGCTCGACTCGGGCGCCCGCGGCGCCACCACCACCTTCGTGGAGCGCGGCATCGGCGACGTGTTGCTGGCCTGGGAGAACGAGGCCTTGCTGGCCAAGAAGGAACTGGGGCCCGAGAAGTTCGACATCGTCGCCCCGTCGGTGAGCATCCTGGCCGAGCCGCCCGTCGCCGTCGTCGACAAGGTGGTCGACAAGAAGGGCACCCGGGCGGCGGCGCAGGCCTACGTCGAGTACCTGTATTCGCCGGAAGGCCAGGACATCGCCGGCCAGAACTACTACCGGCCGGTCGACGCCCAGGCCGCCGCGAAGTACGCGGCGCAGTTCCCCAAGGTCTCGCTGTTCACCGTCGACCAGGTGTTCGGCGGCTGGGGCAAGGCGCAGAAAACGCACTTTGCCGATGGCGGGGTGTTCGACCAGGTGTTCACGCGTAAGTAA
- a CDS encoding RBBP9/YdeN family alpha/beta hydrolase: MAYRGDPVRLLVIPGLHDSPPEHWQSWLQQQFKRSVRVQQDDWAVPDLDRWTDRIEDTLAAEPASAWVAVAHSFGCLALVHHLQRRQATGPHARSGVQAALLVAPAEPEKFGLAARLPQHPLALPTCLVGSETDPWMRLDSARDWARRWGCHFINLGDVGHVNVDSGFGPLPQAKTLAQLLVHQVERSRRPQRAHPLEFSFAV; encoded by the coding sequence ATGGCATATCGAGGCGATCCGGTACGGCTGCTGGTGATTCCCGGGCTGCACGACAGCCCGCCCGAGCACTGGCAGAGCTGGCTGCAACAGCAGTTCAAACGCAGCGTGCGCGTGCAGCAGGACGATTGGGCGGTGCCCGATCTCGACCGCTGGACCGACCGCATCGAGGACACGCTGGCCGCCGAGCCGGCATCCGCCTGGGTGGCGGTGGCGCACAGCTTCGGCTGCTTGGCACTGGTGCATCACCTGCAGCGGCGGCAGGCGACCGGCCCGCACGCGCGCAGCGGCGTGCAGGCGGCCTTGCTGGTGGCACCGGCCGAGCCGGAGAAGTTCGGCCTTGCGGCGCGGCTGCCGCAGCACCCTCTGGCCCTGCCCACCTGTCTGGTGGGCAGCGAGACCGACCCGTGGATGCGCCTCGACTCGGCACGCGACTGGGCGCGGCGTTGGGGCTGCCACTTCATCAACCTGGGAGACGTGGGGCACGTCAACGTCGATTCGGGGTTCGGGCCGCTGCCGCAGGCCAAGACGCTGGCGCAGTTGCTGGTGCACCAGGTGGAGCGTTCCCGCCGGCCTCAGCGGGCTCACCCGCTCGAGTTTTCGTTTGCCGTTTAG
- a CDS encoding TOBE domain-containing protein, with protein sequence MSITAINVRNQFRGKVKEVIEGPVVSEIDVETPSGLIVTSVITTRSVKELGLTVGKEVIALVKSTEVSIATL encoded by the coding sequence ATGAGCATCACCGCGATCAACGTGCGCAACCAGTTCCGTGGCAAGGTCAAGGAAGTGATCGAAGGGCCGGTGGTGTCGGAGATCGACGTCGAAACCCCGAGTGGCCTGATCGTCACGTCCGTCATCACCACCCGCTCCGTGAAGGAGCTGGGCCTGACGGTGGGCAAGGAAGTGATCGCGCTGGTCAAGTCCACCGAGGTCTCCATCGCCACGCTCTGA
- a CDS encoding sigma-54 interaction domain-containing protein, whose product MDKLLTFPDAASMALSIRAKALLFHDARSVELLEHVERVARSEATVLVIGETGTGKELIARHIHTQSGRKGPFVAVNCGAFSETLIDAELFGHESGAFTGASQARAGWFEAANGGTLFLDEIGDLPLALQVKLLRVLQERQVVRLGSRRATALDVRLIAATNIELRQAVEAQRFRADLYYRLSVASVNLPPLRNRPGDILPLARHFIGLYSGKLHLDNVMLAPDAEAALLAYAWPGNIRELENVVHYALIVCRHGVIRASDFRFAPTLATPDAAPRGSGPAYAAPPPLTHAHTEGTPLDSLLSAFETLIAGGQEDLFHTVESALVRHAFHHCDDNQVQTARLLGVTRNTLRTLLKRYGLLGEPAELQPGSAVEESADHAFTH is encoded by the coding sequence GTGGACAAGTTGCTGACCTTCCCCGATGCCGCCTCGATGGCCTTGTCGATCCGCGCCAAGGCCTTGCTGTTCCACGACGCCCGATCGGTCGAACTGCTCGAACACGTCGAACGTGTGGCACGCAGCGAAGCCACGGTGCTGGTGATCGGCGAAACGGGCACTGGCAAGGAATTGATCGCGCGCCACATCCACACCCAGAGCGGGCGCAAAGGCCCCTTTGTCGCGGTCAACTGCGGCGCCTTCAGCGAAACCTTGATCGACGCCGAGCTGTTCGGCCACGAGTCGGGCGCCTTCACCGGCGCGTCGCAAGCGCGGGCGGGCTGGTTCGAAGCGGCCAACGGCGGCACGCTGTTCCTCGACGAGATCGGCGACCTGCCGCTCGCCTTGCAGGTGAAGCTGTTGCGCGTGCTGCAGGAGCGCCAGGTGGTGCGGCTCGGCTCACGCCGTGCCACCGCGCTCGACGTTCGCCTGATCGCCGCCACCAATATCGAGCTGCGCCAGGCCGTCGAAGCACAGCGTTTCCGTGCCGACCTCTACTACCGGCTCAGCGTCGCGTCGGTGAACCTGCCGCCGCTGCGCAACCGCCCCGGCGACATCCTGCCGCTGGCCCGCCATTTCATCGGGCTCTACAGCGGCAAGCTGCACCTCGACAACGTGATGCTGGCCCCCGATGCCGAGGCCGCGCTGCTGGCTTATGCCTGGCCAGGCAACATCCGTGAACTCGAAAACGTCGTGCACTACGCGCTGATCGTGTGCCGGCACGGCGTGATACGCGCCAGCGACTTCCGCTTCGCCCCTACCCTCGCCACACCGGACGCCGCCCCGCGCGGCAGCGGACCTGCCTACGCCGCGCCGCCGCCTCTGACCCATGCACACACCGAGGGCACACCCCTCGACTCGCTGCTGTCGGCCTTCGAAACCTTGATCGCGGGGGGGCAGGAAGACCTGTTCCACACCGTCGAGTCGGCACTGGTGCGGCACGCCTTCCACCACTGTGACGACAACCAGGTGCAAACAGCGCGCTTGCTCGGCGTGACCCGCAACACCTTGCGGACCCTGCTGAAACGGTATGGCCTGCTCGGCGAGCCGGCCGAGTTGCAGCCGGGGAGCGCCGTCGAGGAGTCGGCGGACCACGCCTTCACGCATTGA